A portion of the Thalassotalea sp. LPB0316 genome contains these proteins:
- the uvrA gene encoding excinuclease ABC subunit UvrA, translated as MNTIEVRGARTHNLKNIDLELPRDKLIVITGLSGSGKSSLAFDTLYAEGQRRYVESLSAYARQFLSLMEKPDVDHIEGLSPAISIEQKSTSHNPRSTVGTITEIYDYLRLLYARVGEPRCPEHHQPLAAQTISQMVDKVLALEEGTKVMILAPVLQDRKGEHIKLLENLSAQGFIRARIDGEVCDLSDPPTLELHKKHTIEVVVDRLKVREDIQLRLSESFETALGLTHGTAKVAFMDEPNKEELLFSANFACPLCGYSMQELEPRLFSFNNPAGACQTCDGLGNQQFFDPNRVITNPELSLSGGAIRGWDKRNFYYFQMLQALGEHYGFELDTPFKELPENIQKIVLSGSGKQDIEFKYMNDRGDIVVRKHPFEGILNNMNRRYKETESNAVREELSKYLNSQPCNDCGGSRLRLEARNVFIENVTLPTIAQLSIAEALAFFEGLELTGQRGKIAEKILKEINDRLGFLVNVGLNYLNMSRSADTLSGGEAQRIRLASQIGAGLVGVMYVLDEPSIGLHQRDNERLLNTLIHLRDLGNTVIVVEHDEDAIREADHIIDIGPGAGVHGGNVIAQGSLENILASEDSLTGKYLSGKEGIEVPKKRTPYDAKRLIELKGASGNNLKDVNLTVPVGLMTCITGVSGSGKSTLINNTLYPLAQTELNGATTNDPAPYKEITGLEHLDKVIDIDQSPIGRTPRSNPATYTGIFTAVRDIFSATQEARSRGYKPGRFSFNVKGGRCEACQGDGVIKVEMHFLPDVYVPCDVCKGKRYNRETLEVRYKGKNIHEVLDMTIEDALEFFAPIPAVKRKLQTLMDVGLSYIKLGQSATTLSGGEAQRVKLAKELSKRDTGKTLYILDEPTTGLHFHDIKQLLQVIHRLRDHGNTIVVIEHNLDVIKTADWIVDLGPEGGSGGGEILVTGTPEDISKDKRSHTARFLKPMLG; from the coding sequence ATGAATACAATTGAAGTTAGGGGTGCAAGAACCCATAACCTGAAAAATATCGATTTAGAATTACCTCGTGACAAACTCATTGTGATCACGGGCTTATCTGGCTCAGGCAAATCATCATTAGCCTTCGATACGTTATACGCCGAAGGTCAGCGCCGTTATGTCGAATCGCTGTCAGCCTATGCTCGCCAGTTTTTATCACTGATGGAAAAACCTGACGTCGATCACATTGAAGGCTTGTCACCAGCCATTTCTATTGAGCAAAAATCAACGTCTCACAACCCGCGTTCAACCGTCGGTACAATCACAGAAATCTACGATTACTTGCGTTTGCTCTACGCTCGTGTTGGTGAGCCGCGCTGCCCTGAACATCACCAACCGCTAGCTGCCCAAACCATTTCACAAATGGTCGACAAAGTATTAGCACTTGAAGAGGGTACCAAGGTGATGATCTTGGCGCCGGTACTGCAAGATCGAAAAGGTGAGCACATTAAGTTATTAGAAAATTTAAGTGCTCAAGGTTTTATTCGCGCCCGCATTGATGGCGAAGTATGTGATTTATCTGATCCTCCTACGTTAGAGCTTCACAAAAAACACACGATTGAAGTAGTGGTTGACCGATTAAAAGTTCGCGAAGACATTCAACTGCGACTATCTGAATCATTTGAAACTGCACTCGGCTTAACCCACGGTACTGCCAAGGTTGCCTTTATGGACGAGCCAAACAAAGAAGAGCTGTTATTTTCAGCAAACTTTGCTTGTCCGCTATGTGGTTATTCTATGCAAGAGCTTGAGCCTCGTTTGTTTTCTTTCAACAACCCTGCAGGTGCATGTCAAACCTGTGATGGTTTAGGCAATCAACAGTTCTTTGACCCAAATCGCGTGATTACCAACCCTGAGCTGAGTTTATCAGGTGGTGCCATTCGCGGCTGGGATAAGCGCAATTTCTATTATTTTCAGATGTTACAGGCACTGGGAGAGCATTACGGCTTTGAGCTTGATACCCCGTTTAAAGAACTACCAGAAAACATTCAAAAAATTGTCTTATCCGGCAGTGGTAAACAAGATATTGAATTCAAATACATGAATGATCGAGGCGATATCGTTGTTAGAAAGCACCCATTTGAGGGTATTTTAAACAACATGAACCGCCGCTATAAAGAAACGGAATCGAATGCGGTTCGCGAAGAGTTGTCGAAGTACTTAAACAGTCAACCGTGTAACGATTGCGGAGGTTCGCGATTGCGCCTAGAAGCCCGCAACGTCTTTATTGAAAATGTCACCTTACCGACGATTGCTCAGCTATCGATTGCCGAAGCACTGGCCTTTTTCGAAGGGTTGGAGTTAACCGGTCAGCGCGGCAAAATTGCTGAGAAAATATTAAAAGAGATCAATGATCGCTTAGGCTTCTTAGTGAATGTCGGCTTGAATTATTTAAACATGTCGCGCAGTGCCGATACGTTATCAGGTGGCGAAGCTCAGCGAATTCGCCTAGCTAGCCAAATTGGCGCCGGCCTTGTCGGGGTGATGTATGTATTAGACGAACCTTCCATTGGTTTACACCAACGCGACAACGAACGCCTACTTAATACCTTAATTCACCTGCGCGATTTAGGTAATACCGTGATCGTTGTAGAGCATGATGAAGATGCTATTCGCGAAGCTGATCACATTATCGATATTGGCCCCGGTGCCGGTGTCCACGGTGGTAATGTCATAGCTCAAGGTAGCTTAGAAAACATTTTAGCAAGTGAAGACTCACTCACCGGAAAATACCTTTCTGGCAAAGAGGGTATTGAAGTCCCTAAAAAGCGTACGCCGTATGATGCCAAGCGGTTAATTGAATTAAAAGGTGCTAGTGGTAACAATCTTAAAGACGTCAATTTAACGGTACCGGTTGGTTTGATGACTTGTATCACAGGAGTGTCAGGCTCAGGTAAATCGACCTTAATTAACAATACATTATACCCACTTGCCCAAACCGAGCTAAATGGCGCGACAACCAATGATCCAGCACCATACAAAGAAATTACTGGCCTAGAGCATTTAGATAAAGTTATCGATATCGATCAGAGCCCAATTGGTCGTACACCTCGCTCAAACCCCGCCACCTACACTGGCATTTTCACTGCCGTACGCGATATATTTTCAGCGACTCAAGAAGCACGCTCACGAGGCTATAAACCAGGCCGCTTTAGTTTTAATGTTAAAGGTGGTCGCTGCGAGGCTTGCCAAGGCGACGGTGTTATTAAAGTTGAAATGCACTTTTTGCCCGATGTTTACGTGCCGTGTGATGTTTGTAAGGGTAAACGCTACAACCGCGAAACCTTAGAAGTGCGTTACAAAGGTAAAAACATTCACGAAGTGCTGGATATGACTATCGAAGATGCGCTTGAGTTCTTCGCACCTATCCCTGCCGTTAAACGCAAACTTCAAACTTTAATGGACGTTGGTTTAAGTTACATCAAGCTTGGCCAATCGGCGACTACCTTGTCAGGTGGTGAAGCTCAACGGGTTAAGCTGGCTAAAGAATTATCGAAGCGCGATACCGGTAAAACCTTATACATTCTCGATGAGCCGACGACAGGTTTACACTTTCACGATATTAAACAGCTACTGCAAGTTATTCATCGTCTGCGTGATCACGGCAATACCATTGTGGTTATCGAGCATAATTTAGATGTGATAAAAACTGCCGACTGGATCGTTGATTTAGGCCCAGAAGGTGGCTCAGGTGGTGGTGAAATTCTCGTGACAGGAACACCAGAGGATATTTCGAAAGACAAGCGCTCGCACACCGCAAGGTTTTTAAAGCCGATGCTCGGCTAA
- a CDS encoding spermidine synthase, with the protein MMKYLIAVMISILGVNSAAYAEVIHQEKSLYRNIFVEDSGDLRCLKFSVKRATSNQSCIYKSDPNKMVFSYTKLIFSGLLLNPKPSKILIVGLGGGTLSNTFNQLLPTAKIDNVEIDPAVVKVAKDYFGFKENSQVSNTEQDARIFIKRAGLKKQQYDWIILDAYNGDYIPEHLMTQEFLQEVKNLLSADGVLSANTFSLSKLYNAESATYQSVFGDFYNVRFNTTGNRIILYSNAGKPSKQVLSERADQLAPVLIDYGVDIYRVLRHMKIEQDWPSNTRLLTDQYSPANLLK; encoded by the coding sequence ATAATGAAGTATTTAATCGCCGTGATGATATCAATATTAGGCGTTAACTCAGCAGCTTACGCAGAAGTTATTCATCAAGAAAAATCTTTGTATCGCAACATTTTTGTTGAAGATAGCGGCGATTTACGCTGCTTAAAATTTAGTGTTAAACGCGCCACCAGTAACCAAAGCTGTATTTACAAATCTGACCCAAACAAAATGGTGTTTAGTTATACCAAACTCATTTTTTCAGGTTTACTACTTAACCCCAAGCCAAGCAAAATCTTAATCGTTGGATTAGGTGGTGGCACCTTATCAAATACCTTCAATCAGCTATTACCTACAGCCAAAATCGATAATGTTGAAATCGATCCCGCCGTGGTAAAAGTGGCGAAAGATTATTTTGGCTTTAAGGAAAATAGTCAGGTCAGCAATACTGAACAAGATGCGCGCATTTTTATTAAACGCGCTGGACTGAAGAAACAACAATACGATTGGATTATTTTAGATGCTTATAATGGTGATTACATTCCAGAGCATTTAATGACCCAAGAGTTTTTACAGGAAGTCAAAAATCTATTGTCGGCCGATGGTGTGTTGTCTGCTAACACGTTTTCATTAAGCAAGCTCTACAATGCGGAATCGGCGACTTACCAATCGGTGTTTGGTGATTTTTATAACGTACGGTTTAACACTACCGGTAACCGCATCATCTTATATTCCAACGCTGGCAAACCGAGTAAACAGGTGTTAAGTGAGCGCGCCGACCAACTAGCGCCAGTGCTGATTGATTACGGCGTTGATATTTACCGCGTATTGCGCCATATGAAAATAGAGCAAGACTGGCCGAGCAACACCCGATTACTGACCGATCAATATTCACCAGCTAACCTATTGAAATAG
- a CDS encoding 2OG-Fe(II) oxygenase, protein MNIPCNATIANDLDVFGKISNDLQTQGFSINPLGIPRDIADALHFHLTHMPNEKFNHAGIGREQDFDKDDTIRGDEICWVLGDSIAGQQWLRWCDDLKQHLNRRLFLGLFSFESHFAHYPPQAFYQRHVDAFHGDKNRVLSVVLYLNKDWQAQDGGELVLYKNEQDVDGIKVIPELGTLVVFLSEEFPHEVLPATKNRLSIAGWYRVNGSHEHKVDPPN, encoded by the coding sequence ATGAATATCCCCTGTAATGCGACAATTGCTAATGATCTCGACGTGTTTGGTAAGATCAGTAATGATTTACAGACACAAGGGTTTAGTATTAACCCACTCGGCATACCTCGTGATATAGCCGACGCCCTGCACTTTCACTTAACTCATATGCCTAATGAAAAATTTAATCACGCAGGCATTGGCAGAGAACAAGATTTTGACAAAGACGACACGATTCGCGGTGATGAAATTTGCTGGGTCTTGGGTGATTCAATTGCCGGTCAGCAATGGCTACGTTGGTGTGATGATTTAAAGCAACACCTCAATCGCCGTTTGTTTCTCGGTTTGTTTTCGTTTGAGAGCCATTTTGCCCATTACCCACCACAAGCCTTTTATCAACGCCACGTTGATGCCTTTCACGGCGACAAAAACCGCGTGCTTTCGGTTGTGTTGTATCTTAATAAGGATTGGCAAGCCCAAGATGGCGGCGAGCTGGTTTTATATAAAAATGAACAAGATGTTGATGGCATAAAAGTGATACCTGAATTAGGTACACTGGTGGTCTTTTTGAGTGAAGAGTTTCCGCATGAAGTGCTGCCAGCTACTAAAAACCGACTATCTATCGCGGGTTGGTATCGGGTTAACGGCTCACACGAACACAAAGTAGATCCGCCAAACTAA
- the mpl gene encoding UDP-N-acetylmuramate:L-alanyl-gamma-D-glutamyl-meso-diaminopimelate ligase: MHIHILGICGTFMGGIAAIAKEMGFRVSGCDANVYPPMSTQLEALGIELMQGYTIDHLADEPDLVIVGNAMARGNPMVEYVLDRNIPYISGPQWLLENVLKDRWVLAVSGTHGKTTTSSMLAWILEYAKLTPGYLIGGVPQNFDSSARLGNSPFFVIEADEYDTAFFDKRSKFVHYRPRTLVINNMEFDHGDIFNDISDIQRQFHHLVRMVPSNGLILSPYDTPTIEQTLAMGCWTPRENMSLTEQIGWSVNKLAADGSAFEVYFNGELQGVVNWQLIGDFNIENGLMAIGAARHAGVPSAVAIEALAEFVNTKRRLELRGEVNQIKVYDDFAHHPTAIAKTLDGLRKHVGESRILAVLEPRSNTMKSGVHKASLPKSLTLANQVFVFQGEQVKWSVDELIDACVQPCRVSNNIEQLVDMVRSEAKPTDHILVMSNGGFGNFHQKLLQALSQ, encoded by the coding sequence ATGCATATACATATTTTAGGGATTTGTGGCACTTTTATGGGCGGTATCGCCGCGATCGCCAAAGAAATGGGCTTTCGCGTATCAGGGTGCGATGCCAATGTTTATCCTCCGATGAGCACCCAACTTGAAGCATTAGGTATCGAGTTAATGCAAGGCTACACCATTGACCACCTTGCCGATGAGCCCGATCTCGTGATTGTCGGCAATGCCATGGCACGTGGTAACCCGATGGTAGAGTATGTGTTAGATCGCAACATTCCTTATATCTCAGGCCCGCAATGGTTACTTGAAAATGTCCTTAAAGATCGTTGGGTATTGGCGGTTTCAGGTACGCATGGAAAAACCACAACATCAAGTATGCTGGCGTGGATCTTAGAATACGCAAAACTTACCCCTGGCTATTTAATTGGTGGCGTGCCACAAAATTTTGATAGCTCAGCTCGTTTGGGCAACAGCCCGTTTTTTGTGATTGAAGCAGACGAATACGACACCGCGTTTTTCGATAAGCGCTCTAAGTTTGTCCATTATCGTCCGCGGACATTAGTGATCAATAATATGGAGTTTGATCACGGTGATATTTTTAATGATATCAGCGATATTCAGCGCCAATTTCATCATTTGGTGCGAATGGTGCCGAGTAACGGGTTAATTTTATCACCATACGATACGCCTACTATTGAGCAAACGTTAGCGATGGGCTGTTGGACACCAAGAGAAAACATGTCACTGACGGAACAAATCGGTTGGTCGGTCAATAAACTTGCAGCCGATGGCAGTGCCTTTGAAGTCTACTTTAATGGCGAGTTACAAGGTGTGGTGAATTGGCAACTGATTGGCGACTTTAATATTGAAAATGGCTTAATGGCGATTGGCGCGGCGCGTCATGCTGGTGTACCAAGTGCGGTAGCTATTGAAGCGTTAGCGGAATTCGTCAATACCAAAAGGCGCTTAGAACTGCGCGGTGAAGTAAACCAAATTAAGGTTTATGATGATTTCGCTCATCACCCAACCGCTATTGCAAAAACCTTAGATGGTTTGCGCAAGCACGTTGGTGAAAGTCGCATTTTGGCGGTCTTAGAGCCGCGCTCAAATACCATGAAATCAGGTGTTCACAAAGCTTCACTACCTAAATCGTTGACCTTGGCGAATCAAGTATTTGTTTTTCAAGGTGAGCAAGTGAAGTGGTCGGTTGATGAGCTAATTGACGCCTGTGTTCAACCTTGCCGCGTCAGTAACAATATTGAACAATTAGTCGACATGGTGCGTAGTGAAGCCAAGCCAACTGATCATATTCTGGTCATGAGCAATGGCGGTTTTGGCAATTTTCATCAAAAATTACTTCAGGCATTAAGCCAATAG
- a CDS encoding ion channel: MPIIFQRVTKSMNYYTIDDHGVKNYKTRYVFLLALLAMILLVCFFGYITLQFEQGHPEATVKTYADAIWLMLMSSTTIGFGRISPVTVGGQATVMVMFVFGVGIMGGLGALAASKILGFSDTNVKNRELRSQNAQIIARLIELEKKIAHQDQTVKSAQQTIERAMDDSSNSKSG; encoded by the coding sequence ATGCCGATTATTTTTCAACGTGTCACCAAGTCAATGAATTACTACACGATTGACGACCACGGGGTAAAAAACTACAAAACGCGCTATGTTTTTTTACTCGCGCTACTGGCGATGATTTTGCTGGTATGCTTTTTTGGCTACATCACCTTGCAGTTTGAACAAGGGCATCCTGAAGCAACCGTAAAAACCTATGCTGATGCGATATGGTTAATGTTAATGAGTTCAACCACCATTGGTTTTGGCCGCATTAGCCCTGTTACTGTCGGCGGGCAGGCTACCGTCATGGTGATGTTTGTTTTTGGTGTCGGTATTATGGGAGGCCTTGGCGCATTAGCGGCATCGAAAATCCTTGGCTTTTCTGATACCAATGTCAAAAACCGTGAGTTGCGCAGCCAAAACGCTCAAATCATAGCTAGGCTCATTGAATTAGAAAAGAAAATTGCCCACCAAGATCAAACCGTTAAAAGTGCCCAGCAAACCATAGAACGAGCGATGGACGATAGCTCGAACAGTAAATCGGGTTAA
- a CDS encoding amidohydrolase family protein gives MAIKFPKVSALALAVAVALPSAAFAESKSEEKAWSVNEPQGIFKTVDIDVQQGTWMNVDISPDGKTIVFDLLGDIYTMPITGGEATALMTDIAWQMQPKFSPDGKYIAFTSDQDGGDNLWIMNADGSNAKPVTNETFRLLNSPAWSPDGNYLVGRKHYTGSRSLGAGEVWLYHKTGGSGVMLTKRPNQQKDLGEPAYSHDGKYVYFSQDATPGKTFHYSKDSEKGIYKIKRYELETGKIDTIISGKGGAIRPTPSPDGKYLAFISRDDFQSNLYLYDLKSGEEMLIHENLERDMQETWAIHGVYSNMAWTPDSENIVFWADGKIKKLNIKSKKASTIEFHVKTQKKIQTALKFEQTLEQDDFDVKMLRNVQISPNGKQVVFEAMGSIYTRALPDGKPKRLTKEKDKFEFFPSFSRDGKKIVYIAWDDENLAEIKVVSARGGKGKTISKEPGKYVEPSFSPDGKTVVYRKIAGGYITQPKWGLNPGIYAMPAKGGEPTLVTRYGVQPHFGAANDRVYVIRSGEMPNIARVDIDGQNDTTLYQGKFATEYRVSPNGEYLAFAERFKVFVTPFVERGDVITIGPKGGNFPVKQLSVRAGESISWNGASNSLYWSLGPELYQASVAGLFDIKGEADNAEKTEPTVTNLSFKHKVDKPSGAIAFIGGKVVTMEGDKVIENGVVVVEGNVITAVGPQGSVDIPANAQQIDISGKSIMPGLIDAHAHGPQGSDEIIPQQNWKNYAGLALGVTTIHDPSNDTTEFFAASEMQKAGDIVAARLHSTGTILYGATVAGYTSHVDSLDDAKFHVERLQKAGAYSVKSYNQPRRNQRQQFIQAAREAGVLVVPEGGSLLQHNLTMLVDGHTTLEHSIPTEKIYDDIKQLWSASEMAYTPTMGVAYGGISGEHFWYDTTDVWQHPRLSKYVPSEILDPRSMRRTKAPHHHYNHINVAKVAKEMSDLGVLVNSGGHGQREGLAMHWEMWMMAQGGMTPLESLRTATMNPALTLGLDKQLGSVTQGKLADLIVVDGDITQDIRISDKVTHTMINGRLYDADTMNEIGNYDNKREKFYFEK, from the coding sequence ATGGCGATTAAATTTCCAAAAGTATCTGCTTTGGCCTTGGCTGTAGCAGTCGCTTTACCGTCAGCCGCATTTGCGGAATCAAAATCAGAAGAAAAAGCTTGGTCTGTAAACGAGCCACAAGGTATCTTTAAAACCGTAGATATTGATGTTCAACAAGGTACTTGGATGAATGTCGATATTAGCCCAGACGGCAAAACTATCGTGTTTGACTTACTTGGCGACATCTACACTATGCCTATAACAGGTGGCGAAGCCACGGCTTTGATGACGGATATTGCTTGGCAAATGCAGCCGAAATTTAGCCCTGATGGCAAGTATATTGCCTTTACGTCTGATCAGGACGGTGGCGATAACTTGTGGATCATGAATGCCGATGGCTCAAATGCTAAACCCGTAACGAATGAAACGTTCCGTTTATTAAACAGCCCTGCGTGGTCTCCAGATGGCAACTATTTAGTGGGTCGTAAGCATTACACTGGCTCGCGCTCACTGGGTGCTGGTGAGGTGTGGCTATACCACAAAACTGGTGGCAGTGGCGTGATGCTAACTAAGCGTCCGAATCAGCAAAAAGATTTAGGTGAGCCAGCATACTCTCACGATGGCAAGTATGTTTATTTCTCACAAGATGCAACCCCAGGTAAAACGTTCCACTACTCGAAAGACTCTGAAAAGGGTATTTATAAAATTAAGCGTTACGAGCTAGAGACTGGCAAAATCGACACGATTATTTCAGGTAAAGGTGGTGCGATTCGCCCAACGCCATCGCCAGATGGTAAATACTTAGCCTTTATCAGCCGTGACGATTTCCAGTCAAATCTTTACCTTTACGATCTAAAAAGTGGTGAAGAAATGCTTATTCACGAAAATTTAGAGCGTGATATGCAAGAAACCTGGGCGATCCATGGTGTTTACTCAAACATGGCCTGGACACCTGATAGCGAAAATATCGTTTTTTGGGCTGACGGCAAGATCAAAAAACTCAATATCAAATCAAAGAAAGCGAGCACGATTGAGTTTCATGTAAAAACGCAGAAGAAAATTCAAACCGCGTTGAAATTTGAACAAACCTTAGAGCAAGATGACTTTGACGTAAAAATGCTCCGCAATGTGCAAATTTCGCCAAATGGCAAGCAAGTTGTGTTTGAAGCTATGGGTAGTATTTACACCCGAGCGTTACCTGACGGAAAGCCAAAGCGCTTGACTAAAGAAAAAGATAAATTTGAGTTTTTCCCAAGCTTTTCTCGCGATGGTAAGAAAATTGTTTATATCGCATGGGACGATGAAAACCTAGCCGAAATCAAAGTGGTTTCTGCTCGCGGCGGTAAGGGTAAAACCATTTCAAAAGAGCCGGGTAAATACGTAGAGCCGAGCTTTTCACCTGATGGAAAAACCGTGGTTTATCGCAAAATTGCCGGCGGTTATATTACTCAACCTAAATGGGGTTTAAACCCTGGTATTTACGCAATGCCAGCGAAAGGCGGTGAACCAACATTAGTCACTCGCTATGGTGTTCAACCGCATTTTGGCGCAGCAAATGATCGCGTTTACGTCATTCGCAGTGGTGAAATGCCAAATATTGCGCGAGTCGATATTGATGGTCAAAACGACACGACCTTATATCAAGGCAAATTTGCCACAGAATATCGCGTATCACCTAATGGTGAGTACTTAGCTTTTGCTGAGCGCTTTAAAGTCTTTGTTACGCCATTTGTTGAGCGTGGTGATGTTATTACTATCGGCCCGAAAGGCGGTAACTTCCCAGTGAAGCAGCTTTCTGTTCGCGCGGGTGAAAGTATTAGCTGGAATGGTGCGTCTAACAGCCTTTACTGGAGTTTAGGGCCTGAATTATACCAAGCGTCAGTTGCTGGTTTATTCGATATTAAAGGCGAAGCAGACAACGCTGAGAAAACTGAGCCAACCGTAACTAACTTAAGCTTTAAACACAAAGTCGATAAGCCGTCGGGCGCAATTGCGTTTATCGGTGGTAAAGTAGTGACTATGGAAGGCGATAAAGTGATCGAAAACGGCGTAGTGGTCGTTGAAGGTAACGTGATCACAGCCGTTGGTCCTCAAGGCAGTGTTGACATTCCAGCAAATGCTCAGCAAATCGATATTAGCGGTAAGTCAATCATGCCTGGGTTAATTGATGCTCACGCGCATGGCCCACAAGGTAGTGACGAAATCATTCCACAGCAGAACTGGAAAAACTACGCTGGTTTAGCACTAGGTGTTACAACTATTCACGATCCGTCAAATGATACTACGGAGTTTTTTGCTGCGAGTGAAATGCAAAAAGCGGGTGATATTGTCGCTGCGCGCTTACACTCAACCGGGACAATTTTATATGGCGCAACAGTTGCCGGTTATACCTCACATGTTGACAGCCTAGACGATGCTAAATTCCATGTTGAACGCTTGCAAAAAGCCGGTGCTTACAGTGTGAAAAGCTACAACCAACCACGCCGGAATCAGCGTCAGCAATTTATTCAAGCGGCGCGTGAAGCGGGGGTATTAGTGGTGCCAGAGGGCGGTTCATTATTACAGCACAACCTAACGATGTTAGTTGATGGTCACACCACGTTAGAGCACTCAATTCCAACTGAAAAAATCTATGACGATATCAAGCAACTTTGGTCTGCGTCAGAAATGGCCTATACGCCAACAATGGGGGTTGCCTATGGTGGTATTTCAGGTGAGCATTTCTGGTACGACACAACTGACGTATGGCAGCATCCGCGGTTGAGTAAATATGTACCGAGCGAAATTTTAGATCCGCGTTCAATGCGCCGCACTAAAGCGCCGCACCACCATTACAATCACATTAACGTTGCTAAGGTCGCCAAAGAAATGAGTGATTTGGGGGTATTAGTTAACTCAGGTGGTCACGGTCAGCGTGAAGGCTTAGCAATGCATTGGGAAATGTGGATGATGGCCCAAGGTGGCATGACGCCGCTTGAATCACTGCGTACCGCAACGATGAACCCAGCGCTAACACTCGGTTTAGATAAACAATTAGGCTCAGTAACGCAAGGTAAATTGGCTGACTTAATTGTTGTTGATGGTGATATCACTCAAGATATTCGCATCAGTGACAAGGTAACTCACACCATGATCAACGGTCGTTTATATGATGCCGATACCATGAATGAAATTGGTAACTACGATAACAAACGCGAGAAGTTTTACTTCGAAAAATAA
- a CDS encoding fused MFS/spermidine synthase, translating to MMKTLTNYYGMWQNSFVYLLAFCSGFAIMGIELLGGRILAPYFGSSVHIWGSIITVFLLSLSLGYLLGGKLSMHQPNLKKYGLLFLFSGITVTPVALFATPILEMIFIQIEDARYGSLVASIALFFIPTVILGMISPYSIRLLIDDKEKSGQVAGILYFVSTIGSALGTLMTSFYLVLWFEVNTIILFYCSLLAVLGLCSIALAHYPAVANKTGDS from the coding sequence ATGATGAAAACCCTAACGAATTATTATGGTATGTGGCAAAACTCATTCGTATATTTATTAGCATTTTGTAGTGGCTTTGCCATTATGGGCATCGAATTACTCGGCGGGCGGATCCTCGCTCCCTATTTTGGCTCAAGCGTACATATTTGGGGCAGTATTATTACCGTATTCTTACTGAGTTTATCCCTTGGTTACTTACTCGGTGGTAAGCTTTCAATGCATCAGCCCAACTTAAAAAAATACGGCTTACTATTCCTCTTTTCAGGCATAACTGTGACTCCAGTTGCTCTGTTCGCGACACCTATTTTAGAAATGATTTTCATCCAAATTGAGGACGCGAGATATGGCTCTTTAGTTGCCTCTATTGCTTTATTCTTCATCCCTACCGTTATCTTAGGGATGATTTCACCCTACTCGATTCGACTGTTAATCGACGATAAAGAGAAAAGTGGCCAAGTTGCTGGTATTTTGTATTTTGTTTCCACCATTGGCAGTGCCTTAGGCACACTAATGACTTCCTTCTATTTGGTGCTGTGGTTTGAAGTTAATACCATTATTTTATTCTACTGCAGCTTACTGGCTGTTTTAGGCTTGTGTTCGATTGCTTTAGCGCATTATCCCGCAGTAGCCAATAAGACAGGTGACTCATAA
- a CDS encoding flavin prenyltransferase UbiX, which produces MSQQEFQEKITLAVTGASGSLYALRLLECLVAANYQVYFLFSSAARVVFDTEVGLKLPASPDAASAILIEKYNAKPEQIKVFGKEQWFSPVASGSAAPKKMVVCPCSTGTLAAISQGMSDNLIERAADVVIKERGQLLILPRETPFSTIHLQNMLTLSQMGVTIMPLAPGFYHQPTEINDLIDFMVGRVLDHLGIEQTIMPKWGYQLS; this is translated from the coding sequence GTGTCACAACAAGAATTTCAAGAAAAAATCACGCTCGCTGTCACGGGCGCATCAGGCTCACTTTACGCGTTGCGTTTGTTAGAGTGCTTAGTTGCCGCAAATTACCAAGTGTATTTTTTATTTTCGTCTGCGGCTCGCGTGGTCTTTGATACCGAAGTTGGCTTGAAATTACCTGCCTCGCCAGATGCGGCTAGCGCCATTCTTATCGAGAAATATAATGCTAAGCCTGAGCAGATCAAAGTCTTTGGCAAAGAGCAGTGGTTTTCACCGGTGGCTTCCGGCTCTGCTGCGCCGAAAAAAATGGTTGTTTGCCCATGCTCAACGGGTACTTTAGCGGCGATTAGCCAAGGCATGAGTGATAATTTGATAGAGCGCGCTGCCGATGTTGTGATCAAAGAGCGTGGCCAGTTATTAATTTTGCCAAGAGAAACCCCTTTCTCAACGATTCATTTGCAAAACATGCTAACCCTTTCGCAAATGGGCGTAACCATTATGCCACTTGCACCGGGCTTTTATCACCAGCCAACCGAGATCAATGACTTAATCGATTTTATGGTGGGCAGAGTACTTGACCACTTGGGTATTGAACAAACCATTATGCCGAAGTGGGGTTATCAACTTAGTTAA